The DNA sequence ggaagtgagtctctCATAGTAGCCTTCaggtaaagatgtagaactctcagcttcacctgcaccatgcctgcctggatgctgccatgctcctgccttgatgattacataaatgttgtccttataagttgccttggtcatggtgtctgttcacagcagtaaaacacaaACTAATACATACAATCTCTTACTCTTCCACATGACTTCCTGATCTGTGCCTGAAGTTTGgatgtaggtctctgcatctctttctatcagctgctgaatgaagcctTTCCGctatgttcctgtctgcaagcatagcaaagtatcactaatagtgtcaggggttggctctctcctatATGATGGATGGGTCTCAATTTAGGCCAGTAATTGGTTTATTCCTtctatctctgctccatctttatctctgcactTATTAAAGGCAGggtaaattttgggtcaaaggttttgtggatgggttagTATCCTCCTTCCACTAGAAGTCTCACCTAGCTACAGGAtagccacttcagtctccatatccccagcTGCTTGGGTCACCTTCATATACTCTTGGGAGCCTTCTCTGTCCTGGGTCTCCAGCTCACCCCAGAGATTTTCCCCCAAtggtttctgttctctcttccagCCCTGTCCTGTCACCCCCAATACACACCTggtccctcccttctccccctccccatcccctctccatgcagttctttccctccatctATTTCcagtgtctattttatttccccttttgagTGAGACTCAAGCAAcctcccttgagccctccttgttatttagcttccttgggtctgtggattacagtatggttatcctgtactttatggttaatttctacttataagtgagtacataccatgtctttctgggtctgggttaccttgttcaggatagtattttctagttccattcatttgccttcaCATTTCATGATGTGTTTATTTTCAATAGCTGAAAAAAATTCCATTgggtatatgtaccacattttcttcatccatttttcagttgagggacatctgggttgtttgcagtttctggctattacaaataaagctgctatgaacatagttgagcaagtgtccttgtggtatgtgggagcatcctttgggtatatgtccaaggagtggtatagctgaggcttgaggtagaactattctcaattttctgagaaactgccaagttggttgtacaagtttgcactcccaccagcaatggaggagtatacTCTTGCTCCACAGTCTTGCCGGCATGTGCTATCTTGTCacttcagtttttgatcttattatgatgggtgtaagatggaaggaatatcagagttgttttgatttgcattttcctgttgactaaggatgttgaatatttaagTCCTTCACAGCCATTAGAggttcctcttttgagaattctttagttctgtaccccattttttaattggattatttggtttgttggtgtctaatttcttgagttctttagctattttggatattagttctctatcagatgtagggtttgtaaagatcttttcccattctgtaggtttctgttttgtcccattggtggtgtcctttgccttatagtaGCCTGGCTAGAGTTACACtaagattttatattatttgtggctattgtaaagggtgttgcttcattaatttgtttctcagcccatttaacatttgtataaaggaggattactgatatatattttttaagttagttttgtattcagccactttgctttATCAGCTgcaggaattctctggtagaattttgggatcacatactatcatatcatctgtaaatagtgatattttgacttcttcctttccaatttgtatccccttgatctcctttactTGTCTTACTCCTCGAGGTAGAACTTCAAGAACtcttgaatagatatggagagagtgggcagctttgtcttgtccctgattttagtgcaaTTGCTTTTTAAGTtcctatttaatttgatattgctTATCAGTTAGCTTACTGTATGTTGTTTTTACTGAGTTTAAGTATGTATCTTGTatctctgatctctccaagaccttaaaggtttttattttattttattttatttatttatttatttttggttttcttttcttttttttttttttaacaacacaATATTTGTATTTAGCTCAAGTGTACTATGTCTAAGGCTCACTTATATGTCTTCACGTGCCACAGCCCGTCATTTAGATAGTGGATATTCTCAATGCCGATccccttgttgattttctcaatgtcTGCTGCTGCCATCTTCATGACTCCGACACACAGGGCATGCTTTTTCCCCTCTGCCATGACCGCCACGATGGTATCTACTGCAGCAGTGTAGAGCTTCACTCCAGGAGATGTTAAACCCGGACACATGATATTTGCACCACTGAGCACAAATTTGATGGCTCCTTTGTCGACCTGCTGGTGTGGCAGGATAAACGGGTATTTGTGAAGTAATCTTAGTGTTGGATAAAAAGGTCCTTTTCTCTGCCTGAAAAACAGTAACTCTCCTTTTACTGTAAGGatttccatgtgttcatggcaTCTCACTATTTTGACCGGATCTTTCTTAGGCATGATTTGATTAAGCCACGGCTCGATACCTGGAAACTGTTCAGTCAGTTGGCTCTTAATTCCCTTAATAACGGAAGTTTTCAGTTGGATGCAGTTGGATACACTTTCCTTCTCGTCAAATTTCTTGAACATGATCTTGGTGAAGGGGCACCGACAGGTATGAGAGCTGAGGTGAAGCGTGGATCGCCGACTGTCCGAGtcctatttttggtttttcgagagagggtttctctgtgtagccctggctgtcctggaactcactctgtagaccaggctggcctggaactcagaaatctgcctgcctctgcctcccaagtgttgggattaaaggcatgtgccaccaccgcctggctgaagctttttatttttaagaattattttactttttatatatgagtatactgcagctgtcttcagacaccagaagaggacatcagatcccattaaagttggttgtgaaccactatgtgattgctgggaattgaactcaggacctctggaagagcagttagtgctcttaactgctgagtcatctcttcagccctctccaagacttttagctcaaaggaatgttggattttgtcaaaggattttttaTTAGTATCTGATGAGATGATGATATGGTTCTTTTTCAGTTTGTCTATATGGCCGATTACCTTgatgggttttctttattgagcCTTCCCTTGATCCCCTAGGtgaagtctacttgattgtggtagatgatgtttttgatgtgttcttgtatttggtttgcgagtattttattgagtagttttgcattaatgttcataaaggaaattggtctgaaactctttgttgagtctttgtgtggtttaggtatcaggatgACTGTGGCCTTCTacaatgagtttggcaatgtttcttctgtttctgttttgtggaatagtttgaggcagggtattggtattagctctttgaaagtctagaagaattctgtgctaaaaccatctggcccaggGCTTAGAtgcttgggagacttttaatggtgatttctatttccttatgggttaTATCCCTATTTAAATTGTtcacctgatcttgatttaccATTAgtaagaaaattgtccattttagatttttttgtggagtataggcttttgaagcaagacctaatgattctttgaatttcttcaatgtcttttatgtcttcctttttgtttaggattttgttaatttggatactgtcacgtgtcttttagttagtttgaggTTAGTTTGCTAAGggttttgatttttctcaaagaagtagctcttagttttgttgattctttgcattgttctctttgtttctaacttattgatttcagccccgaggttgactatttcctgccctctattcCCCATAAGTAAATAATGTTACTAAGCCTGGTGGAGGCCTGTTATGCATATGCCTGTAAGCTTGGCACTTTGAAAATGaaggtaggaagatcaggagttcatggtCATTCTTGCCTACATAGTTTGAAACCATCCTGGGTTTCATTAGGTCCCCCTTTCACAACATCACCCAGCCCCCCAAGATGCGCAttgaaatttttgaaagaaaaatctattaaaactgtattaaagaaCTGTTTGATATTTTCCTTGATataatggatattttattagTACATGtaacattaattttaataacatttttagtACGTGGCTTTTTGTTACtattaaaccattttttttcctgttgaatATGGATTGTTCAGTTAAGCACTACTGGGTAAATACTGTTAAATGGTTCTGTTCTGTTAATGTTGCTGTTTGTATTAGGCAAATTCACAGAAGAAAAACTTTCATGTCTgaaagttcaagtcccagcaaccacatggtggttcacaaccatctgtaatgggatctcatgccctcttctggtgtgtctgaagacagctacagtgtacttatatataataaataaataaatctttaaaaaaaataggcagCTATACTCTAGGAAGCACTTATATTTCAATTTTGTGTATTCATGTATTCTAAGtcttttgatttggatttctgTTATACTATATTGATGATCTATCTAGGCTTTTTGATTTAGTTTTGAAAGATTTGCACATAGAGAGAACTAGTAAGATGCTGTCCAGGtgagctaaagaaagaaaaggacaaaagatttttttaaaattaagagtttGATAGTTATCAGCTTTATTAGCATTCCATATCAGTGCCAAATAAACCGAACAGCTTAaaggaggaaatatttatttagcttCAAAGGCCTGTGGAGAGGCAGTAACTTCATGGTAGAGTAAACCATTGAATTGGCAACTAGGTAGCTGAGCTGAATGAAAAGGGAATGGTTAGACAGGAAGTAAGTCTTTAAAAGGCATCTATGAACCTACTTCACCAGTTAGGGTCCACATTCTAATGTTCTGTTCCTATCAGCTCCCAGTAATTGGATCACATCATGAATCGTATCGGTGTACTAATCTATTCATGAAGTCAGGCTTCATAATCCACTCACTTTCTAGAAGATCCACCTCTGAACACtgccctgggaactgaaccatcCCTATGTGAGCCTTTTGAGGGTGAACTTTATATTAAAATGGTATTAttgcttctgtggtggtttgcTTTGTTATGGAAAGGTCATGAGGCTCTTGGGGTCTTGATAATATTGATTTCTCTATTTACATACTGTTATATGTTTAATTAGTATGTTAATATGGCACAATTTCCTAGTTTGTAGGAATATAATATCTACTTAGTTGGGTTGTATTTACCTGGACCTAGAATGATCTCTAGCATAAGCTTGAGTGAGAGATTCCATTGACTACTCTTTTGGGGGGAAGCTGACTCATTAACACTTAGGCCAAAATAGATTGTACTCATCTGGGGGATATTTTTCATGTACTAGTCAAAACTGGTTGAGGAAATATTATTAAGTGGATTTAACTTTGAGAAGAGTCATCTTCACAAGCTGCAGTTTATAAGTATTATAAGCccacttttaattatttttctcatgcTGATCTCTGGATATGAATGCTGTATTTATGCATATGAACACAATGAGTGTGTGTAGGAGCCAGACGTCAacattgagtgtcttcctcttgccctttttattttttgagacaagtctatATCACTGAATGTGGAGCTGTCTAATTTTGCAAGACTAGTCGGCTGGCAGGTGACAGGAATCATCTTGGTTTTGCCTTCCCAGCAGTATGAGGATTACAAGGTTGATGGGAATCCAAACTCATATCCTCGTACTTTACTGACTcagacatctccccagctctcttATACTTATTGCTACATATAGCAGgggtgtttctgtttttgtttggggtttttccagacagggtttctctgtgtaacagccctggctgtcctggaacttactctgtagaccatgctggcctagaactaagaTATCctttcaagtgttgggattaaaggtgtgccctaccACAGCCTAtcttcatgtaatttttaaaaaatgtatatgtgcTCTCttctgtatgtacacatgcatgcaagaaGGAGAGCATCACATCTcttttatagatggttgtgagccactttgttgttgctaggaattgaactcagggcatctggaagagcagccagtgctcttaaccactgaaccctctcaccagccccttcaTATAGCTTTTGATTATATGTATTTCATTAATCTTTATTAtggaaaatgtcaaaataaattcTTGGATATCTGTCCTTTATATTCTGCATTGTATGAAAtatctattttactttttaaaggaatGTATTCTTATAATAATGAGAATGTATAAAGCTATCTTACCAGTGTCATGTCAAACAAAATTCATTTtcacaaagaaagcattttgtatttggttttgagaatcaaaattcaaacacagcTTACATAGTTTGTGGCATTTAAGTTGTAGGTCTATATAATAGTTCATCTTCCCCTACTTTAATTCACTTTGTAGATGTATTAGTGAAATCAGTTGATTTCTACCTTACCTGCGTATTCTGGATTTGTTAGTTTCttaatgtatctatttttttattctcatGTCCCTGCTAAAGTTTAGGTTTGGGCTCTTTTGTTTTTAGTCAGGATTCTTTATAATGGGTGGCACCATCTCATACTACATTAATTATACAGTGAGGCTTATGTCTTGTTCTGCTTTTTGGGGtggtgagattttattttaattttttaaaaaacattttaaatttttttttgttttttgtttgtttgtttgtttgtttgttttgttttgtttttccagacatggtttctctgtgtagccctggctgtcctggaactcacgctgtagaccaggctgacctcgaactcagaaatccacctgcctctgcctcccaagtgctggcattaaaggcgtgtggcgGTGGCCTggccaagattttatttttaaacattggttTTAATGTGGGTGCGTACCTGCCATGAGAGCATGTAGCGGTTGGGGGCAACTTGTAGTGGTTGGTTCCCtctctatcatgtgggtcctggggattttgaactcaagtcttccaGCTTGGTAATGGGTTCCTTTTCTGAGCCATTATGCTAGATTGATGTTGAggttttaaattagaaaataacatCAGCTTagaaatactgtttttttttttttaattttaaaggcttatttatttattatatgtaaatacacgtctgatctcgttaaggatggttgtgagccaccatgtggttgctgggatttgaactcaggtccttcggaaaagcagtcagtgctcttaaccgctgagccatctctccagcccagaaatacTGTTAATTTGATGGAATAATATATTGTGTATCTGACAAGATTTCGACCACCTTTTTGTGGTATCTCAGTAGTTATCTAAAATAGGCCATCCTCTCTGCTGTCTAAATGATCATTTTCCTGGCCCCTGGTAGTGAGTTAAGTGTAAAGTGAAAACATTAAGTAGTAACCTAGTCTGAATTCCTGTTACTTCTACTTAAGTATTGGGATTGCAGGCATTGACCGTGTCTTGtaacctttatttttcttcccactttcccctctgtCCTTTAGATTAGAAatcttttatgtattttcaaattttactgaCCCTTCTATTATCTCTGCTAGAAATTGCATTTATTGACATAGAAAGGTATCTTTCAATTTTAGTAGTTTCATTTTGGTTATTTTCCTAGTTTCTCTGAACTGTTGCAATTTTGTACTTAatgtctttttctgttgttttggtaaAATACTCTGACATAAgaaacttaaaggagaaagattTATATTTAACTCAAATGTTAAGTTCAGTCCACTATAGTAGGGGAGCCAAAGCATCAGCTTAACGCAGCTACTCACATGGTACTCTGCAGTCGGAAACAGATGCTAGTGCTTgacttttttctccattttatgtAGTTGAGAATCAAAGTCAATCCCATTTCAGTTAATGCAATTAATATAATCCCCATAGGCATTCTCAGAGGTCCattctagattttgtcaagttgacaacactaATCAGATTTGCATAACTAGAAGCATACCTTTCCTTGATCTTGTACAGTTGATAGGTACTTTTGGCCAgttgttctcagcctgtgggtcgcAAAGGGTtgagggttgcctaagaccaccctgcatatcagatgtttacattacaattaataacagtagcaaaattacagttatgaagtagcaacgaaaataattttatggttagggttcACCACAAGATGAGGTACTTAcagtattaaaggatcacagtattaggaaggttgagaaccattgcttttaAGTTCTTCATAGCCTAATTCTGTCATGCGTTATCTTGATGTTGATTAATTGTTATAAACGTATTATGTCAGAAACCTGGACAAGTACATTTCTGTCTTTGTGAAATGTCAGACGTTATTTAACAGTAAATTCACAGAGAAGGCTTCAGTGGCTGCAGTTTGCCAGGTATTCCTGATTTCCTTGATAGCTCTGGTTAAGGAGAACACATTCTTAGTCTTATTTATTAACATTAACTCTCAGATAACAtagtgtatatatctgtgtgtgtgtgtgttacagaatAGTTGTAAAGGTTAAAGaggcaaaaattttaaaagaaagaagcctGAGAGGCTAAAGCTGGGGATCTGCATTATACGAATGCCAGTCTGTTGATAAGTTATATAAACTTTAAGTTGAAGGAACTGCTGGCTCCTAGTTGCAGAGTCTAGATGTAAGATCAGAACTGAGCTGGAGGAGtaaggtaaacaaaacaaaaggcaggtTTGGGCCTAGATAAATGAACAGGCAGATGGATGACAGGCCCAGACTGCTGGGCAGATAGGATGCTTTATCAATAGTTGAGTGAAACCAAGCTGAAGCCCCTAAGAAAGTGGAGAGTTCTCTGTCTATGAGTacagtgtcactctcttcagacaccagaaggggggatcagatcccatttcagatggttgtgagccaccatgtggttgctgggaattgaactcaggacctctggtattattgaacagtcagtgcttttaactactgagccatctctctagcccagatgTCTGTCTTCTTTATGGGGTCCAATTAAGGCAGTTATTCTCTTGCCTTGGTCTGCTGTATCTGATAaattct is a window from the Mastomys coucha isolate ucsf_1 unplaced genomic scaffold, UCSF_Mcou_1 pScaffold6, whole genome shotgun sequence genome containing:
- the LOC116080598 gene encoding malignant T-cell-amplified sequence 2-like, which encodes MFKKFDEKESVSNCIQLKTSVIKGIKSQLTEQFPGIEPWLNQIMPKKDPVKIVRCHEHMEILTVKGELLFFRQRKGPFYPTLRLLHKYPFILPHQQVDKGAIKFVLSGANIMCPGLTSPGVKLYTAAVDTIVAVMAEGKKHALCVGVMKMAAADIEKINKGIGIENIHYLNDGLWHVKTYK